The proteins below come from a single Paenarthrobacter ureafaciens genomic window:
- a CDS encoding helix-turn-helix domain-containing protein: MTYRTSINSPIAAGAILRARRQANGLSQQALANKAGVSRKFLIDLEAGHEHAELGKTLAVMSALGLSLEAIDPIPRGSDHDPGRRDYAQTFTELLANRDFEFAIKMLADYATASLKAGHPLLQRSPRLKDPHWSAALAGITNYTAHRLGQPAPPWTQRIKPLTEAWMPAESYRHIREPMKQLTMSETPDELAAMNVFIRERSLATA; this comes from the coding sequence ATGACGTACAGGACCAGCATCAACTCACCGATCGCGGCCGGAGCGATCCTCCGCGCCCGGCGCCAGGCAAACGGGCTCTCCCAACAGGCTCTTGCCAACAAGGCAGGGGTGTCACGAAAGTTCCTCATAGATCTCGAAGCCGGCCACGAACACGCTGAACTCGGCAAGACCCTCGCCGTCATGTCAGCCCTCGGCCTCTCATTGGAAGCCATAGACCCCATTCCACGCGGCAGCGACCACGACCCGGGCCGCCGCGACTACGCCCAAACCTTCACAGAGTTGCTCGCCAACCGGGACTTCGAGTTCGCGATCAAGATGCTCGCCGACTACGCCACCGCCTCCCTCAAGGCAGGTCACCCTCTGCTCCAGCGCAGCCCCCGGCTGAAGGACCCGCACTGGTCCGCTGCCCTCGCCGGCATCACCAACTACACGGCACACCGGCTCGGCCAACCAGCACCGCCCTGGACCCAACGCATCAAACCACTCACCGAAGCGTGGATGCCTGCCGAGTCCTACCGGCACATCCGCGAACCCATGAAGCAACTCACCATGTCCGAAACACCCGACGAACTCGCCGCCATGAACGTCTTCATCCGCGAACGCAGCCTGGCCACCGCATGA